The genome window GACTCAAAAACTAGCTAATAATATAAAAGAAAAGAAACTTTTTGATACATTAGAAAAGATAACAGAAATAGTTGAATTAGAAAAAGAATCTATAAAGCAAAACAAGCTTTTAAGAGATGAAGAGGATGGTAGTTATAGAAAAAGGGTAATAAATATGTTATTAAAGACTGGTATGTTTCCCTTTACTAAAAATAATAAGGTAGATGTATTTGTAGATGGAAATGAAAAGTTTAAAAGGCTTATAAAAGATATAAGAGAAGCTAAAGACCATATTCATTTAGAGTACTTTATTATCAAAGATAGTGAAATAGGTAGGGTCTTAAAAGAGGAACTTATAAAAAAAGCCAAAGAAGGCGTTAAGATAAGAATCTTATATGATGATGTAGGATGTTGGAGATTTTGGTTTAATAGAAAATTTTTCCGAGAAATGAGGGAAGTAGGTATAGAAATTGCAGCATTTTTACCTACAAAATTTCCTATAATAGGAGGAAAATTGAACTATAGAAATCATAGAAAAATTGTTGTTATTGATGGAATAATTGGATATACAGGCGGAATAAATATAGGAGATGAATATTTAGGCAAAAATGATAAGTTTGGGTATTGGAGAGATACTCATATTAGGATTAAAGGTATTTCTGTATACATGCTTCAAATGACATTCTTGATTGACTGGTATTATACAATAAAAGAAGTCTTAGTGACTAAAAATTACTTTCCAAGTGTTGGGAATGTTGGTGAAAGTATGATACAGGTTGTTGCAAGTGGTCCAGATAGTGACTGGGAAGATATTCATTATGCTTATTTTTCTGCAATATGTCAAGCTAGGCAAAATGTTTATATAGAAACTCCATATTTTATTCCTGATGAGAGTTTACTAAAAGCTATAAAAAGTGCTGCTCTTAGTGGAGTAGATGTAAGGATAATATTTCCAAAAATTGCAGATCACAAGATAGTAAACATAGCATCCTATTCATATTTTGAAGAAATATTAAGAGCTGGTGGAAAAGTTTATTTGTATAATAAAGGGTTTATACATTCTAAAGTCGTAATAATAGATGATAAAATTGCTTCTGCAGGCACAGCTAATATGGATTTAAGAAGTTTTATGCTTAACTTTGAAGTAAATGCATTTATTTATGATGAAGAAGTTATTGGAGTAATGACAGATGATTTCTTTGAAGATTTAAGTCACTGTGAAGAACTTAATCTGGAGGTATTTAAGAATAGAAATATCATACAAAAAATCAAGGAATCTGTAGCCAGATTATTTTCACCAATATTATAAAAAATTATTAAAAAAGGTATTGAAAATTATGTGTGATTGGTATATTATAATAATTGTTAGCACTCTATTAGATAGAGTGATAATAAAAAGTATATATAAATCTACATATAAGGTAGTATTAATTTAAAAATAACTAAAAACATAGGCGAACTAGTCTATACTTAATATTTTAGGAGGCGTGAATAATGAAAATAAGACCATTAGCTGACAGAGTAGTAATTAAAAAAGTAGAAGCAGAAGAAAAAACTGCAAGTGGAATAGTTTTACCAGGGGCAGCTAAAGAGCAACCTCAAATAGCTGAAGTTGTAGAAGTTGGACCAGGTGGAATAGTTGAAGGAAAAGAAATAAAAATGGAATTGACAGTAGGAGATAAGGTTATATTCCAAAAATATTCTGGAACAGAAGTTAAGATAGAAGGACAAGAATACACAATACTAAGACAAAGTGATGTATTAGCTGTTATTGAATAAATATAGAATAAATTTATTAGGAGGGGTTTAAAATGGCTAAAGAAATTAAATTTTCAGAGGAAGCAAGAAGAGCTTTAGAAGCTGGTGTAAATAAATTAGCAGATACAGTAAAAGTAACATTAGGACCTAAAGGAAGAAATGTTATATTAGATAAAAAATTTGGTTCTCCACTTATAACTAATGATGGTGTAACTATAGCAAAAGAGATAGAGTTAGAAGATAGATTTGAAAATATGGGTGCTCAGTTAGTTAAAGAAGTTGCAACTAAAACTAATGATGTAGCTGGAGATGGTACTACAACTGCTACAGTTTTAGCACAAGCTATAATAAGAGAAGGCTTAAAGAATGTAACAGCAGGGGCTAACCCAATATTATTAAGAAAAGGAATACAAAAAGCAGTAGTAGTGGCAGTAGAAGAATTAAAAAATCAATCAAGAATAGTAGAAACACAAGAAGCTATATCTCAGGTTGCTTCTATATCTGCTGGTGATGAAGAAGTTGGAAAATTAATAGCAGAAGCTATGG of Clostridioides sp. ES-S-0054-01 contains these proteins:
- the cls gene encoding cardiolipin synthase; translation: MGVIGTIFLFYLIISYLAGAIISVIILLENRDPAKTMSWLLMFIIFPGIGLIIYAVSGRNIRKRKLFKTQKLANNIKEKKLFDTLEKITEIVELEKESIKQNKLLRDEEDGSYRKRVINMLLKTGMFPFTKNNKVDVFVDGNEKFKRLIKDIREAKDHIHLEYFIIKDSEIGRVLKEELIKKAKEGVKIRILYDDVGCWRFWFNRKFFREMREVGIEIAAFLPTKFPIIGGKLNYRNHRKIVVIDGIIGYTGGINIGDEYLGKNDKFGYWRDTHIRIKGISVYMLQMTFLIDWYYTIKEVLVTKNYFPSVGNVGESMIQVVASGPDSDWEDIHYAYFSAICQARQNVYIETPYFIPDESLLKAIKSAALSGVDVRIIFPKIADHKIVNIASYSYFEEILRAGGKVYLYNKGFIHSKVVIIDDKIASAGTANMDLRSFMLNFEVNAFIYDEEVIGVMTDDFFEDLSHCEELNLEVFKNRNIIQKIKESVARLFSPIL
- a CDS encoding co-chaperone GroES, which translates into the protein MKIRPLADRVVIKKVEAEEKTASGIVLPGAAKEQPQIAEVVEVGPGGIVEGKEIKMELTVGDKVIFQKYSGTEVKIEGQEYTILRQSDVLAVIE